The following are encoded together in the Mugil cephalus isolate CIBA_MC_2020 chromosome 18, CIBA_Mcephalus_1.1, whole genome shotgun sequence genome:
- the rdh12l gene encoding retinol dehydrogenase 12, like, with product MQGLRNLFRRAWSSPERLDDKTVVITGANTGIGKEAAIDLAKRGAKVIIACRDMEKAQAAVTEIIERSGSNSVVCMKLDLSDTKSIREFAEAINKDEPKLNILINNAGVMVCPYGKTADGFEMQIGVNHIGHFLLTHLLIDLIKRSAPARIVNVSSMAHSWGSINLEDINSEKSYDKSKAYAQSKLANVLFTRSLAKRLEGTGVTAYSLHPGVVQTDLWRHLSGPQQFVMKMVSPFTKNSVQGAQTTIYCAVEPSLEKESGGYYSDCAPANCSAAGKDDVLAQKLWELSCQMLSITWE from the exons ATGCAAGGCTTAAG AAACCTCTTCCGGCGTGCCTGGTCCTCTCCTGAAAGGCTTGATGACAAAACTGTGGTCATCACTGGTGCCAACACTGGCATTGGAAAAGAAGCAGCCATCGACCTGGCAAAGAGAG gGGCTAAGGTGATCATAGCATGCCGGGACATGGAGAAAGCACAGGCCGCTGTGACAGAAATCATTGAAAGATCAGGCAGCAACAGTGTGGTTTGCATGAAACTTGACTTGTCAGACACAAAGTCCATAAGAGAATTTGCTGAAGCCATCAACAAAG aTGAGCCAAAACTCAACATCCTCATCAACAACGCTGGTGTCATGGTTTGCCCTTATGGGAAGACAGCAGATGGGTTTGAGATGCAGATTGGTGTCAATCACATTG GTCACTTCCTACTGACACATTTATTGATTGACCTGATTAAAAGGTCGGCACCAGCCAGGATCGTCAATGTGTCCTCCATGGCTCACTCCTGGGGCTCCATCAATTTGGAAGACATCAACAGTGAGAAGAGCTATGACAAGAGCAAAGCCTACGCTCAGAGCAAACTAGCCAACGTCCTCTTCACGCGCTCACTGGCTAAACGACTCGAAG GCACAGGTGTGACGGCGTACTCTCTCCATCCTGGAGTTGTTCAGACTGATTTATGGCGCCACCTGAGCGGTCCTCAGCAGTTCGTCATGAAGATGGTGAGTCCGTTCACCAAAAACTCCGTCCAGGGAGCTCAGACAACAATTTACTGCGCTGTGGAGCCATCGCTGGAGAAAGAGAGCGGCGGATACTACAG TGACTGTGCTCCTGCTAACTGCTCTGCAGCCGGCAAAGACGACGTGCTGGCGCAGAAACTGTGGGAGCTGAGCTGCCAAATGCTCTCCATCACATGGGAATGA
- the LOC125024439 gene encoding highly reducing polyketide synthase cm3B-like, which translates to MEEAEDGIAVVGIGCNFPGGEGLENFWKVLVDGRNCSVPIPKERFDLASWYDPDESKAGKTRTTKAALIDGFNEFDHRFFGISDSEVEQMDPQQKQLLQCVYRALENAGLPMEKASGTRTGVFFGIMNRDYETNAAHVHPSVINHWSGTGLAMSIAANRVSYIFNFTGPSLSIDCACSSSLVALHLACQSIKQGDCDMAVCGGVSCIIEPRIFVALSKAKMISPEGTSRPFSSTADGYGRGEGCGVVLLKPLKKALQDQDHIWGIISKTGVNQDGHSVSPITKPSMTQQEELLRRLYSESDLLNVQYIEAHGTGTPVGDPTEAGSISNVIAKPRPPGSETLWIGSVKSNIGHTESAAGVAGLIKVLLMMKHKTIVPSVFYSDRTSSVDTKALNIKIPQKTEKWETCGPRLAGVNNFGFGGTNAHAIVKQHIQSCADQKSYKRKVKYFVMSANSPKSLTMMMEDTINQLEVHDKVDLDSLLYTSACRRSHQKHKFRKAIVVSSEADLKEKLNATVGKNISSAYSDPRLVFVFCGNGVTYHGMCKQLLKHEPVFREKIQEIAQLFLNLCTLNILDRLESEFESSDFKSPDVVQPLLFAIQVGITALLRHWGVKPDAILGHSVGEVAAAHCSGLLSLENAVKVIYYRSTLQSKVTGGKMLVISNMAVSEVTSLLPLYSGRVCLAAFNSPQSCTLSGDADAIECLHTELSNSANSQNLFLRVLEVPAAYHSHMMDPILSEIEETIGSLQANNLDTELFSTVTGKEVQQGDFCTGKYWARNIREPVAFEQAVRSAAKGKKNTVFVEIGPRRALQRNIMESLGNDTAVLASVQPEKDHESVMCVISKLFELGVQIDWNTFYRGYETIPLPLPKYQFDCSDKDVIIGAAQKNGASNHPVLCQTGSDSNIFRCDLMSDSSFSLKEHKHNGIPIVPGAFYAELGLAAFMASAKPKVPLNSLQLSVSFHNPFVLTQNLPEMKVQLQQMENQISFTVFSASAMYASGNVVSKSERLIEEQCISLSSIYKRCTSVISSQQFYLYLSQGGFQYGDVFQNKQDVYYGEELKEAYSAVSVPEELRPHLHDYYIHPVVLDYLMQLLPVTVEHSFAGRPGFPAKIGSLTVFEPLQNEMIVYLRATDVGVDHFEVCGCFADKEGRVLVEVKHVIIKYLGSRFQVVEEYFYHNSFSVIPQDFTPAPPPKALVFCDRIGISKGLQQHLDPDSRYVSYSYAKDILSHGFPSLLANLSITGIEKNFDEVLFLWGKEDLTLLTADVILQHLASCCEIFRQIVLELKQIHFPNSIRAVTYCSSDITVDHVSPGFALAGMTRSFAAEIPDLSFQLIDISTVSAKDIAALSAVLRSYPCSKYPELVVKDGLVLKPSIVRTQPETPDSSESSCYSAASKPCIFQTADPHEMLHLSAIPFAGEAEPLSDMSVEIQPSNICVHSSDFFPVSASHLKFGQTLYWNKHSSDKHMVIALDFSGTITAVGKDVRKLRVGDHVAACYPVVASSKVRVPADVCYSTKRFSFLQTAPCVSYFVLAWEILHRALPQAKHNLGIMSSVPNSALVKVLALTSHKSGWDVTVGTQINGYFVDSNKIDAFVLLPPFDESLTAKVCSFPGVQHVVIVCESQTQGLLTQEMFQSVKESVHVQTIQMPVILQRGSLRVQRPHIYRWLKSLNLGSKFALESFTFQSGNSVCKSQSYFHLKKLAVVALEKDVSSALSDIPLLPGKKQLFQKRAVYIVAGGLSGLGFETVKFISQRGAEYVVILSRSKAKPDVLQEIAKVEKQCGNSITTMECDVSVSEHVHKVISVIGQKFPACPIRGVFHSAVVLHDGLIETLNKSLYEKVFRPKVNGAVNLHHATQHCQLDYFVCYSSISAFLGNASQTNYAAANTFLDMFCQYRRKLGLPGQSINWGALNLGLLLNKEHFQRFLEAKGMMVLDVAEIHKSLEQCLLLNQPQQAICRFHFRNIRYNVLSQNAALTMRLSALVQEAFQKSKEADSETTQTDSVSPKDYVFSLLSETIGMDQSELKEESPLSSLGIDSMQAMTLQNLIFQGRGVNVPLVKLLDPNATLSTLINILNEGSNIENVNVSENKESPPSEDGDNVSTRL; encoded by the exons ATGGAAGAAGCTGAAGATGGCATTGCTGTGGTGGGGATTGGATGCAATTTTCCAGGAG GTGAAGGGCTGGAAAATTTCTGGAAGGTCCTGGTGGACGGGAGAAACTGTTCTGTGCCGATTCCCAAAGAGAGATTTGATCTAGCCAGCTGGTATGATCCAGATGAAAGCAAAGCCGGCAAAACCCGCACAACCAAGGCCGCACTCATTGATGG GTTCAATGAATTCGACCACAGGTTTTTTGGCATCAGTGACAGCGAGGTGGAACAAATGGACCCTCAACAGAAACAGCTCCTTCAGTGTGTCTATAGGGCTTTAGAGAACGCTGGACTTCCTATGGAGAAAGCCAGTGGCACCAGGACAGGAGTGTTCTTTG GCATAATGAACAGAGACTATGAAACAAATGCGGCCCACGTTCACCCAAGTGTGATCAACCACTGGTCTGGCACGGGGCTCGCCATGAGTATCGCAGCAAACAGAGTCTCCTACATCTTCAACTTCACTGGACCATCGCTGTCTATAGACTGTGCCTGTTCATCCTCTCTTGTCGCTCTTCATCTTGCCTGTCAGTCCATTAAACAAG GAGACTGTGACATGGCTGTTTGTGGAGGAGTTAGCTGCATCATTGAGCCAAGAATCTTTGTGGCACTCAGCAAGGCTAAGATGATCTCACCTGAAGGGACCAGCAGACCATTCTCTAGCACCGCAGATGGCTACGGTAGAGGAGAAGGGTGTGGAGTTGTTCTCCTAAAGCCACTAAAAAAG GCTCTTCAAGATCAGGACCATATCTGGGGCATCATCAGCAAAACCGGGGTCAACCAGGATGGACACTCAGTCTCTCCAATCACCAAACCCTCCATGACACAACAAGAGGAGCTATTGCGCAGACTCTACTCAGAGTCCGACCTTCTAAATGTCCAGTACATTGAAGCACATGGGACTGGAACCCCTGTTGGAGACCCAACGGAGGCAGGAAGCATCTCAAACGTCATTGCTAAACCCAGACCTCCTGGGTCAGAAACACTCTGGATTGGCTCTGTGAAGAGCAACATCGGACACACAGAATCTGCCGCCGGAGTGGCCGGACTCATTAAGGTTCTCCTGATGATGAAGCATAAAACGATTGTACCCTCGGTTTTCTATTCTGATCGCACCTCCAGTGTAGATACCAAAGCCCTGAACATTAAAATTccacaaaaaacagaaaagtgggAAACCTGTGGTCCAAGACTTGCAGGAGTGAACAACTTTGGCTTTGGGGGAACAAACGCACATGCCATTGTCAAGCAGCACATACAGTCATGTGCTGATCAAAAAAGTTATAAAAGGAAAGTAAAGTATTTTGTCATGTCAGCAAATTCTCCTAAATCTCTCACTATGATGATGGAAGACACCATTAATCAGCTAGAGGTACATGACAAAGTTGATCTAGATTCTCTGTTATACACATCAGCCTGCAGAAGAAgccatcaaaaacacaaattcagaAAAGCCATTGTGGTGTCATCTGAAGCTGACcttaaagagaaactaaatgCCACTGTGGGCAAAAACATCAGCTCAGCCTACTCAGATCCAAGGTTAGTTTTTGTCTTCTGTGGAAATGGCGTCACTTACCACGGCATGTGTAAGCAGCTTCTAAAACATGAACCTGTGTTCAGAGAAAAGATCCAAGAGATTGCACAGCTTTTCCTAAATCTGTGTACTCTGAACATCCTGGATCGACTTGAGAGTGAGTTTGAGAGTAGTGACTTTAAAAGCCCAGATGTTGTCCAGCCACTACTCTTTGCTATCCAGGTTGGGATTACAGCCTTACTCAGGCACTGGGGCGTCAAGCCTGACGCAATTCTTGGACACTCTGTTGGAGAGGTTGCAGCCGCCCACTGTTCTGGCCTCCTGTCTCTTGAGAATGCTGTGAAAGTCATATATTATCGCAGCACTCTACAGAGCAAAGTCACGGGTGGGAAGATGCTTGTGATTAGCAACATGGCTGTGTCAGAGGTAACATCTCTGCTCCCTCTTTATTCTGGCAGAGTTTGCCTGGCTGCTTTTAACAGCCCGCAGTCCTGCACCCTCTCAGGTGATGCAGATGCAATCGAGTGCCTTCATACAGAGCTAAGTAATTCAGCTAACAGTCAGAATCTGTTCCTCCGAGTGCTGGAGGTCCCTGCTGCTTATCACAGTCACATGATGGACCCAATTCTGTCTGAAATTGAGGAGACAATTGGATCCTTACAAGCAAATAATCTGGACACGGAGTTGTTTTCAACAGTGACAGGCAAAGAAGTCCAGCAGGGAGATTTCTGCACAGGCAAATACTGGGCTAGAAATATTCGTGAGCCAGTTGCTTTCGAGCAAGCAGTGAGGTCAGCAGccaaaggaaaaaagaacacagtCTTTGTAGAGATTGGGCCAAGGAGAGCACTTCAGAGGAACATCATGGAATCTTTGGGAAATGACACAGCAGTTCTTGCCTCAGTGCAGCCAGAGAAAGATCATGAGTCAGTCATGTGCGTCATTTCCAAACTGTTCGAACTGGGGGTTCAGATAGATTGGAACACCTTCTATAGAGGGTACGAGACAATCCCACTGCCTCTCCCAAAATACCAGTTTGATTGCTCAGACAAGGATGTTATTATTGGAGCAGCACAGAAAAACGGAGCCAGTAATCATCCTGTGCTGtgtcagacaggaagtgacagcaACATCTTCAGGTGTGATCTGATGTCGGACTCTTCTTTCTCCTTGAAAGAGCACAAGCACAATGGTATCCCCATCGTCCCTGGTGCCTTCTATGCTGAGTTGGGTTTAGCTGCCTTCATGGCCAGCGCTAAACCAAAAGTGCCTCTCAACTCACTACAGCTGAGTGTCAGTTTTCACAACCCATTTGTTTTAACCCAGAATTTGCCCGAAATGAAGGTGCAGCTAcaacaaatggaaaatcaaATTAGTTTCACCGTATTTTCCGCATCTGCAATGTATGCATCGGGCAACGTGGTTTCAAAGAGTGAGAGGCTGATTGAGGAGCAGTGCATTTCACTTAGCTCCATTTACAAACGATGCACATCTGTGATCAGCTCTCAACAGTTCTATCTGTACCTCTCTCAAGGGGGCTTTCAGTATGGAGACGTCTTTCAGAATAAGCAGGATGTGTACTATGGGGAAGAACTGAAGGAGGCTTATTCAGCTGTCTCAGTTCCAGAAGAACTTAGGCCTCACTTGCATGACTACTACATCCACCCTGTTGTGTTGGATTATCTGATGCAGCTTCTCCCAGTTACGGTGGAGCACTCCTTTGCAGGTAGGCCAGGATTTCCCGCCAAAATAGGAAGCCTGACAGTGTTTGAACCCTTGCAAAATGAGATGATTGTCTATTTGAGAGCAACTGATGTGGGTGTTGATCACTTTGAGGTTTGTGGTTGCTTTGCAGATAAGGAAGGCAGAGTGTTGGTTGAGGTTAAGCATGTGATAATCAAGTACCTCGGCAGTCGCTTTCAAGTGGTTGAGGAGTACTTCTATCATAATTCCTTTAGTGTCATCCCCCAAGATTTcactcctgctcctccaccaaAGGCCTTGGTCTTCTGTGACCGCATAGGTATCTCTAAAGGTCTGCAACAACATTTGGACCCAGACTCTAGGTATGTTTCCTATAGTTATGCAAAAGACATCTTGAGTCATGGGTTTCCTTCTCTCTTGGCAAATCTCAGTATCACGGGTATCGAGAAAAACTTTGATGAGGTCTTGTTTTTGTGGGGCAAGGAAGACCTAACATTGTTGACGGCTGATGTTATCTTGCAGCATTTGGCGAGCTGCTGTGAGATTTTTCGCCAAATAGTCCTCGAGCTGAAGCAAATTCACTTCCCAAACTCCATAAGAGCGGTAACCTACTGCTCATCTGACATCACAGTTGACCATGTAAGTCCTGGTTTCGCTCTTGCAGGTATGACAAGATCATTCGCTGCTGAGATACCAGATCTTTCTTTTCAGCTGATTGATATAAGCACTGTCTCTGCTAAGGACATCGCAGCTCTCTCTGCAGTTCTAAGATCATATCCTTGCAGCAAATACCCCGAGTTGGTGGTAAAGGATGGTCTGGTTCTGAAACCCTCCATTGTCCGAACACAACCAGAAACCCCCGACAGTTCGGAGAGCAGCTGTTACTCTGCAGCGTCTAAACCTTGTATCTTTCAGACGGCTGATCCACATGAGATGCTTCACCTCAGTGCCATTCCCTTTGCTGGTGAGGCCGAGCCACTTAGTGACATGTCAGTAGAAATACAACCCAGTAATATATGCGTTCATTCATCTGATTTCTTCCCTGTCAGCGCTTCACATCTGAAATTTGGCCAGACACTGTATTGGAACAAACACTCATCTGATAAACACATGGTTATTGCTCTTGATTTCAGCGGTACTATTACAGCAGTGGGAAAAGATGTAAGGAAGCTTAGAGTGGGAGACCATGTTGCTGCCTGTTATCCTGTGGTGGCATCTAGTAAAGTCAGAGTCCCAGCGGATGTGTGCTACAGCACCAAAAGGTTTTCATTCCTCCAAACAGCACCTTGTGTTTCCTACTTTGTGCTAGCATGGGAGATCCTGCATAGAGCCTTGCCCCAGGCCAAACATAATTTAGGGATCATGTCCTCTGTGCCCAATTCTGCTCTGGTGAAAGTCTTAGCACTCACCTCTCATAAATCAGGTTGGGATGTGACTGTTGGCACACAGATCAATGGCTATTTTGTGGATTCCAATAAAATAGATGCATTTGTCCTCCTACCTCCATTTGATGAATCTCTGACTGCTAAGGTTTGCAGCTTTCCAGGTGTACAGCATGTTGTAATCGTATGCGAATCTCAGACGCAAGGTTTGCTCACTCAGGAAATGTTCCAAAGTGTAAAAGAGAGTGTTCACGTACAGACAATTCAGATGCCTGTCATTTTACAAAGGGGGTCGCTTAGAGTGCAGAGGCCCCACATTTATCGCTGGTTGAAATCATTGAACCTGGGCAGTAAGTTTGCTCTTGAAAGCTTTACCTTTCAGAGTGGGAACTCTGTATGCAAGTCACAGTCATACTTTCACTTAAAGAAACTGGCTGTCGTGGCTCTGGAAAAAGATGTTAGCAGCGCATTGTCTGACATTCCACTACtgccaggaaaaaaacaacttttccaAAAAAGAGCAGTGTACATCGTGGCAGGTGGTCTTTCTGGTCTGGGCTTTGAAACCGTCAAGTTCATCTCACAAAGGGGTGCTGAGTACGTTGTCATCCTCTCCAGGAGCAAGGCCAAACCAGATGTGCTGCAGGAAATAGCAAAAGTGGAGAAACAGTGTGGAAACAGCATCACCACCATGGAGTGTGACGTATCCGTCTCTGAGCATGTGCACAAGGTTATCAGTGTCATTGGTCAGAAGTTCCCAGCTTGTCCAATCAGAGGAGTGTTTCACAGTGCGGTTGTGTTGCATGATGGGTTGATTGAGACCCTCAACAAATCTCTCTATGAGAAGGTTTTCAGACCCAAAGTTAACGGTGCTGTGAATTTGCACCATGCAACACAGCACTGTCAGTTAGATTACTTTGTGTGTTACTCCTCCatctcagctttcctgggaaatgcatcacaaacaaattatGCAGCAGCGAATACATTCCTCGACATGTTCTGTCAGTACAGGCGTAAACTCGGGCTACCCGGACAGTCTATTAACTGGGGAGCTCTGAACCTCGGTCTCCTATTGAACAAAGAACATTTCCAGCGTTTTCTGGAGGCAAAGGGTATGATGGTGTTAGATGTGGCTGAGATCCATAAAAGCTTGGAGCAATGCCTTCTGCTCAACCAACCTCAGCAAGCCATTTGCCGGTTTCACTTTAGAAACATCAGGTACAATGTCCTCTCTCAAAATGCAGCGTTGACCATGCGCCTGTCCGCATTGGTCCAGGAGGCCTTCCAAAAATCTAAAGAGGCAGATTCTGAAACTACACAAACGGACTCTGTGTCACCAAAAGATtatgtcttctctctccttagCGAGACCATTGGCATGGACCAGAGTGAGTTGAAAGAAGAGTCGCCTCTTTCATCTTTAGGCATCGACTCCATGCAGGCCATGACTCTGCAGAATCTGATCTTTCAGGGGAGAGGCGTGAACGTGCCTTTGGTGAAATTGCTGGATCCCAATGCCACACTGTCAACTTTGATAAATATACTGAATGAAGGATCTAACATTGAAAATGTAAACgtcagtgaaaacaaagagtCCCCTCCAAGTGAAGATGGAGACAATGTTTCTACCAGACTCTAA